A window of the Barnesiella propionica genome harbors these coding sequences:
- a CDS encoding virion core protein, T7 gp14 family, producing the protein MSILGEAIGAGLGVVGDIFGGISASKAMKQIKNNLNTQLKENQNWYDRRYNEDATQRADAQRILTLTEESIKNRNKQAAGTQAVMGGTEESVAAAKAKNNGVLADATSQIAANAEWRKDAIENQYQSNKANINQQLNDLQINKAQNIKQAIQGVADKGVNIASIL; encoded by the coding sequence ATGAGTATTTTGGGAGAAGCAATAGGTGCAGGATTAGGAGTTGTCGGAGATATTTTCGGCGGTATAAGTGCATCTAAAGCGATGAAGCAGATAAAAAACAACCTTAACACACAGTTAAAGGAAAATCAAAATTGGTATGATCGTCGATACAACGAGGATGCGACACAACGTGCCGATGCTCAACGTATATTGACCTTGACTGAAGAGAGTATCAAGAACAGGAATAAACAGGCTGCAGGTACGCAAGCGGTAATGGGAGGTACGGAGGAAAGTGTGGCTGCTGCAAAAGCAAAAAATAACGGGGTTCTTGCTGACGCAACAAGCCAAATTGCCGCAAATGCTGAATGGCGAAAAGATGCTATAGAAAACCAATATCAGTCCAATAAAGCAAATATCAACCAGCAACTTAATGATTTACAAATAAATAAAGCACAAAATATAAAACAAGCTATTCAGGGTGTTGCTGATAAAGGGGTTAACATTGCAAGTATTTTATAA
- a CDS encoding MgtC/SapB family protein — translation MNLLDDFLTAISATEVTAPSAVFKLFISLILGGIVGMERKRKGQVAGIRTFALISMGATLAMLVSIYIPQAYLGMKNGDPGRIAAQVVTGVGFLGAGAIIQTRGSIRGLTTAAGIWMVAAIGMSIGVGMYLVSVVATFFILFILVSMEHYEHRNNFEWRGKIIRMNVPGILESLTEYKQVLKQSRITVYDILLTYDYEKSETIVDFIILAKGSTDYVSLFRSMSAVNKINNIALRNDIN, via the coding sequence ATGAATTTGCTTGATGATTTTTTAACCGCTATATCTGCAACCGAAGTCACGGCCCCTTCCGCAGTCTTCAAACTTTTTATCAGCCTTATTCTCGGCGGGATTGTCGGAATGGAGAGAAAACGAAAAGGCCAGGTCGCCGGGATACGCACTTTTGCGCTCATTTCTATGGGAGCTACGTTGGCGATGCTCGTTTCTATATATATACCCCAGGCTTATTTAGGAATGAAGAACGGTGATCCCGGAAGGATAGCTGCGCAGGTAGTAACAGGCGTGGGATTTTTAGGAGCCGGAGCTATTATTCAAACGCGCGGTTCCATACGCGGATTAACTACGGCGGCCGGAATCTGGATGGTTGCGGCTATCGGTATGAGCATAGGGGTAGGTATGTATTTAGTTTCTGTAGTGGCCACATTTTTTATTTTATTTATTCTGGTCAGTATGGAACATTATGAGCACAGGAATAATTTCGAATGGAGAGGTAAGATTATACGGATGAATGTACCGGGTATACTGGAGAGCCTGACGGAATATAAACAGGTTCTGAAACAATCCCGTATAACAGTTTACGACATACTTCTGACTTATGATTACGAGAAAAGCGAGACCATTGTGGATTTCATTATACTGGCAAAAGGCTCGACCGATTATGTTTCATTATTCAGGTCGATGAGTGCCGTGAACAAGATTAATAACATAGCATTAAGAAACGATATTAACTAA
- a CDS encoding cation:proton antiporter, whose protein sequence is MAHLDALISDLALILILAGIITLLFKKLKQPVVLGYIVAGFLASPHFTFLPTVTDVANIDIWAEIGIIVLLFSLGLEFSFRKLLNVGGSAVITALVIVIGMMLSGYASGRLLNFSYLDSVFLGGMLSMSSTTIIIKAFTDLNLRKKKFTSLVFGILIVEDLFAVVMMVILSSIAVKNSLEGSEFIGSIAKLGFFLILWFVVGVFLLPSFLKRTRKYLNNETLLVVSMGLCLGMVVLASYVGFSSALGAFVMGSILAGTNEAERIEKVVQPVKDLFGAVFFISVGMLVSPEALAEYAIPILILSIVVIVGQILLGSGGLLLSGQPLKIAVESGFSLSQIGEFAFIIASLGMSLGVIDKYIYPIVVAVSVITTFTTPYFIKMADPFYNWLEKHLPERFRFVIERYSESAGQMEEYSRKKVWKMIIGTYIWRIVLFSTIILAIILLSRLWFIPLLVEVLPDWGIHIAVLVTMVILAPFLWALAMKRVRPSLMMQQWEKGNHSQVPLMVMILLRFALSFAFVIYFLSSVYSQRTGVLLGLSVFIVLIIIFSKKVQQQFGRIESLFMANLNERELRRTGRNNNLVRNMHLAYMDVQADCPFIGRRLKHTNLSSEYGVNIVSIQRGTHRINIPDGETRIFPGDTIGIIGTDEQIQKLLEVIEPGEDTAEEIDGKEVIYTHFIVSEDSKLVGKTSAESGIRANSACLLIGIEKNDGRFIQPNGKAVIDAGDIVWIAGEEERIAELRTQ, encoded by the coding sequence ATGGCTCATTTAGACGCTCTTATTTCGGATCTTGCGTTAATTCTTATTTTGGCAGGGATTATAACCCTGCTTTTTAAAAAACTTAAACAACCGGTCGTCTTAGGGTATATCGTCGCCGGTTTTCTGGCCAGTCCCCATTTTACGTTCCTGCCTACTGTAACCGATGTCGCCAATATAGATATCTGGGCTGAGATAGGCATCATCGTACTTCTGTTTTCCCTGGGTCTTGAATTTAGTTTCAGGAAATTGCTGAATGTGGGAGGTTCGGCGGTTATAACCGCTTTGGTTATCGTTATCGGGATGATGCTCTCGGGTTACGCTTCGGGTCGTTTGCTTAACTTTTCATATCTCGATAGTGTATTTCTCGGAGGTATGCTTTCCATGTCTTCTACTACCATAATTATAAAAGCCTTTACCGATCTCAATCTCCGGAAAAAGAAATTTACATCATTGGTGTTCGGTATTCTTATTGTAGAAGACCTGTTTGCTGTTGTCATGATGGTGATTCTTTCTTCCATCGCAGTGAAAAATTCTTTGGAAGGAAGTGAATTTATAGGGAGTATCGCCAAACTTGGTTTTTTTCTTATTCTCTGGTTTGTAGTCGGTGTATTTTTATTACCGTCTTTTTTGAAACGTACCCGTAAATACCTCAATAACGAGACGCTCTTGGTCGTTTCTATGGGGTTGTGTCTGGGAATGGTAGTGCTGGCTTCTTATGTGGGATTTTCGTCTGCCTTGGGAGCTTTTGTCATGGGGTCTATATTGGCCGGAACTAATGAAGCCGAACGCATAGAAAAAGTAGTCCAGCCTGTTAAAGATCTTTTCGGAGCCGTTTTTTTTATTTCAGTAGGTATGTTGGTAAGTCCCGAAGCGTTGGCGGAATATGCGATACCCATACTTATTCTGTCGATAGTCGTTATCGTAGGACAGATTTTATTGGGATCCGGAGGATTGTTATTATCCGGACAGCCTTTGAAGATTGCAGTGGAATCAGGTTTTAGCCTTTCCCAGATAGGGGAGTTTGCTTTTATCATAGCCTCTTTAGGAATGTCGCTCGGGGTTATAGATAAATATATTTATCCTATTGTAGTAGCTGTTTCGGTGATTACGACTTTTACAACTCCTTATTTTATTAAAATGGCCGATCCGTTTTATAACTGGTTGGAAAAACATTTGCCCGAGCGTTTTCGCTTCGTCATAGAGCGGTATAGCGAGTCGGCCGGTCAAATGGAAGAATACTCCAGAAAAAAAGTATGGAAAATGATCATAGGGACTTATATCTGGCGTATCGTACTATTTTCCACGATCATTTTAGCTATTATATTATTGTCCAGACTTTGGTTTATTCCTTTACTGGTGGAGGTGCTTCCCGACTGGGGTATACATATTGCAGTGCTTGTGACCATGGTTATTCTGGCTCCTTTCCTGTGGGCTTTGGCTATGAAGCGGGTACGTCCGTCACTTATGATGCAACAATGGGAAAAGGGAAATCATAGCCAAGTTCCTTTAATGGTCATGATACTTTTACGTTTTGCTTTATCATTTGCATTCGTTATCTATTTTCTTTCTTCGGTATATTCTCAGCGTACCGGTGTATTGCTGGGGCTTTCGGTATTTATTGTGTTGATTATCATTTTCTCTAAAAAGGTACAGCAGCAATTTGGACGTATCGAAAGTCTTTTTATGGCGAATCTTAACGAACGTGAACTGCGTCGTACCGGACGGAATAATAATTTGGTGCGTAATATGCACTTGGCGTATATGGATGTGCAAGCCGATTGCCCTTTTATCGGGCGCCGTTTGAAACATACCAACCTGAGCAGCGAATACGGGGTGAATATCGTATCTATTCAGAGGGGGACACACCGCATTAATATTCCTGACGGTGAGACTCGCATATTTCCCGGAGATACTATCGGAATTATAGGAACCGACGAGCAGATACAGAAATTGCTTGAAGTAATAGAACCCGGAGAAGATACGGCGGAAGAAATAGACGGAAAAGAAGTTATATATACTCATTTTATTGTTTCTGAAGATTCTAAACTGGTAGGGAAAACGAGTGCCGAATCGGGGATAAGAGCCAATAGCGCTTGCCTGCTTATCGGCATTGAGAAGAATGACGGTCGTTTTATCCAGCCTAACGGTAAGGCTGTCATTGACGCAGGAGACATCGTTTGGATCGCCGGAGAAGAAGAAAGGATAGCCGAATTACGAACACAATAA
- the guaA gene encoding glutamine-hydrolyzing GMP synthase, which yields MQEKIIILDFGSQYTQLIARRVRELNTYCEILPYNKFPHGTEGIKGVILSGSPYSVNDPNALYVDLSEIRGRYPVLGICYGAQFLAHSSGGKVESVNTREYGRAHLAWHDPEDMLFRGVKDNSTVWMSHGDSITMIPQNFQLVASTHEVKMAGFHIEGENTWGVQFHPEVYHSEDGTKLLNNFVEDICGCARDWTPASFIENTVASLREQIGNDKVVLALSGGVDSTVAGVLLNKAIGSNLTCIFVDNGLLRKNEFESVLENYENMGLNVIGVDAKEHFYSALKGVTEPEKKRKIIGKGFIDIFDQEAHKLTDIKWLAQGTIYPDVIESLSITGMTIKSHHNVGGLPEKMNLKIVEPLRLLFKDEVRRVGRELGISDKLIGRHPFPGPGLAVRILGDITPEKVRVLQEADHIFIQGLIDNNLYDKVWQAGVILLPVQSVGVMGDERTYENAVALRAVLSTDGMTADWAHLPYEFLGKVSNDIINKVKGVNRVVYDISSKPPSTIEWE from the coding sequence ATGCAGGAAAAAATTATCATTCTTGATTTCGGTTCGCAATATACGCAGCTGATAGCACGCAGGGTACGGGAGCTCAATACCTATTGCGAGATATTGCCTTATAACAAGTTCCCTCACGGTACCGAAGGTATTAAAGGAGTCATACTGTCAGGCAGTCCATATTCGGTAAACGACCCTAATGCATTATATGTAGACCTGTCTGAGATAAGAGGCAGATATCCCGTATTGGGAATTTGTTACGGAGCTCAGTTCCTGGCTCATTCTTCGGGAGGAAAGGTCGAGAGTGTGAATACCCGGGAATATGGACGTGCCCATTTGGCATGGCATGATCCTGAAGATATGTTGTTCAGAGGGGTGAAAGATAACTCTACGGTGTGGATGTCTCACGGAGATTCTATCACGATGATTCCTCAAAATTTTCAGCTCGTAGCAAGTACCCACGAAGTAAAAATGGCCGGATTTCATATTGAAGGAGAAAATACATGGGGAGTACAGTTTCATCCCGAAGTTTATCATAGTGAAGACGGAACGAAGCTTTTGAATAATTTTGTAGAGGATATTTGCGGGTGTGCCCGGGACTGGACACCGGCTTCTTTCATTGAGAATACGGTAGCTTCATTGCGGGAACAGATAGGTAATGATAAAGTTGTCCTGGCACTGTCGGGAGGTGTGGATTCCACCGTAGCCGGTGTTTTGCTGAATAAAGCGATAGGAAGTAACCTGACGTGTATATTTGTAGATAACGGTCTGTTACGTAAGAACGAATTCGAAAGCGTGCTGGAGAATTATGAGAATATGGGCCTGAACGTAATAGGAGTGGATGCGAAGGAACATTTTTATTCGGCTTTAAAAGGAGTGACCGAGCCCGAGAAAAAACGTAAAATCATCGGCAAAGGATTTATAGACATATTCGATCAGGAAGCACATAAGCTTACCGATATAAAATGGCTTGCTCAGGGAACTATATATCCCGATGTGATAGAGTCCTTGTCAATAACAGGGATGACTATCAAATCTCATCATAATGTAGGAGGATTGCCGGAAAAAATGAATTTGAAGATCGTAGAACCTTTACGGCTTTTATTTAAAGACGAAGTGCGCCGGGTTGGACGTGAATTGGGGATAAGCGATAAGCTTATCGGCCGTCACCCTTTCCCGGGTCCGGGTCTGGCCGTACGTATTCTCGGGGATATTACTCCGGAGAAAGTCAGGGTATTGCAGGAGGCCGATCATATATTTATCCAGGGACTTATAGATAATAACTTGTACGATAAGGTTTGGCAGGCGGGTGTTATTCTGTTGCCGGTACAATCGGTAGGAGTGATGGGTGATGAAAGAACTTATGAGAATGCTGTTGCGTTGCGTGCCGTGCTTTCTACGGACGGAATGACCGCCGATTGGGCTCACTTACC